A genomic stretch from Bos mutus isolate GX-2022 chromosome 4, NWIPB_WYAK_1.1, whole genome shotgun sequence includes:
- the LOC102274211 gene encoding olfactory receptor 9A4, whose amino-acid sequence MLGNHSSATEFYLLGFSGSRELRHILFATFFFFYLVTLMGNTVIIVIVCLDKHLQSPMYFFLGHLSALELLVTTIIVPMMLWGLLLPGMQTISLAACVTQLFLYLALGTTEFTLLGAMAVDRYMAVCNPLRYNVIMNSRTCNFVVIVSWLFGFLFEIWSVYATFQLSYCKSNVVDNFFCDRGQLLKLSCDNTLFMEFILFLMAIFVLFGSLIPTIVSYTYIISTILKIPSASGRRKAFSTCASHFTCVVIGYGSCLFLYVKPKQTQATDYNRVVSLMVYVVTPFLNPFIFTLQNDKVVEALRYRVKQCCHLFRN is encoded by the coding sequence ATGTTGGGGAATCACTCCAGTGCCACTGAATTCTATCTCCTTGGCTTCTCAGGATCTAGAGAACTACGCCATATCCTCTTTGctaccttcttcttcttctatttAGTGACATTAATGGGTAACACAGTCATCATTGTGATTGTCTGTCTTGATAAACATCTGCAGTCTcccatgtatttcttccttgGTCATCTCTCGGCCTTGGAGCTCCTGGTGACCACCATTATCGTCCCCATGATGCTCTGGGGGTTGCTGCTCCCTGGGATGCAGACAATATCTCTGGCTGCATGTGTCACCCAGCTCTTCCTGTACCTTGCTCTGGGGACCACAGAGTTTACGCTGCTGGGAGCGATGGCTGTGGACCGTTACATGGCTGTCTGTAACCCCTTGAGGTACAACGTCATAATGAATAGCCGCACCTGCAACTTTGTGGTAATTGTGTCATGGTTGTTTGGGTTCCTTTTTGAAATTTGGTCAGTTTATGCCACATTTCAGCTTTCCTATTGCAAATCAAATGTGGTGGACAATTTTTTCTGTGACCGAGGGCAATTGCTCAAACTATCCTGTGATAATACTCTTTTCATGGAATTCATCCTCTTCTTAATggctatttttgttctttttggttCTTTGATCCCTACAATTGTCTCCTATACCTACATCATCTCCACCATCCTCAAGATCCCCTCAGCCTCTGGCCGCAGGAAAGCCTTCTCTACATGTGCCTCCCACTTCACATGTGTCGTGATTGGTTACGGCAGCTGCTTGTTCCTCTACGTGAAACCCAAGCAAACTCAGGCCACAGATTACAACAGGGTTGTTTCCTTGATGGTTTACGTAGTCACTCCTTTCCTCAATCCTTTCATCTTCACTCTCCAGAATGACAAAGTCGTAGAAGCACTTCGGTACAGAGTGAAACAATGCTGTCATCTATTCAGGAACTAG